The Candidatus Methylomirabilota bacterium DNA segment GGACGGCAACGAGCAGCAAGAGAAGCCCCACGGCCAGCCAACGCAGGGCGCGTCCGCTCATGACGCCGGCTCCTCGCGGTGGAGATAGCGCACCACGAAGACGATCAGCAGTGCGATCGCCGGGAGCGAGTACATGCTGGCGGCCATCGCCATGCCCCAGCGCTGGGACTGGATGCCGAGCTCGTAGGAATAAGTGGCGAAGATATGCGTGGCGGCGCCCGGTCCGCCGCGGGTCATGATGTAGACGATATTGAAGTCATTGAGCGTCCAGATCGTGCTGAGCAGAGTCACGATGGCCACCACGCCCTTGATGGAGGGCAGGCTCACCCGCCAGAACTGCTGCCAGGCCGAGGCGCCGTCCACGGCCGCGGCGTCGTAGAGATCCTGCGGCACCGTCTGCATGGCCGCCAGGAAGGAGACGCCGAAGAACGGAAAGCCCCGCCAGACGTTGGCCATGATGACAGACAGCATCGCGAGATTGGGATTGCCCAGCCAGTGGATCCCGCCGCCGATGAAGCCGAGATCGTGGAGCCCGACATTGACCAGCCCCCGGTAGAGATCCAGCAGCCAACGCCACGTCAGGGCGATGACCACGGTCGGAATCACCCACGGCAGGAGCAGGAAGCCGCGCAGGAGCTGGTTCCCCCGCACCGCCTTCTGGAGCGCCACGGCCATCACCATGCCGATCACGAGCTTGGTGGTGATCGAGCCGACCGTGTAGACCACGCTATTCCACGCCACGATGCGGAAGCGCGGGCTGTCGAAGAGCGTGACGTAGTTCTTGAGCCCGACGAAGTGAGCCGGGTAGCCCACCATCTTCTCGGTGAAGGAGAGCCAGATAGCGTTGATGAATGGGTAGGCGATGAGCCCGACGATCAGCAGCGCGATGGGGACGATCAACGCGTAGCCCAGGAGCCGTTCCTGGACGCGGTTCATCCGGAACCATTTGGGCCCTGCGGCCCGAGACACGGTAGCCGCGGGCTGCGCGAGCACCTTACTCAACAGAGCACCTCACCGCGCCGGCTCACTTCGGGGGCAGGCGATCGTAGATCTCCTTGATGCGCTTGTCGGCTTCCTCGACGGCCTTCTCCGGCGCCACCTTGTCCACGATCACCCGCGTCATCATGTCCGTCAGCACATTGCTCGAGACCACCTCGGCGGCGGCCGGGGTCGTGGGCCCGGGCCAGCCCACGGGCCGTCCGAGCTTCACCGTCTCGACGATGACCTTCCCGTCCGGCGTGTTCCAGTAGTCGTGGTTGATCAGGCTCTTGAACAACGGCACCGCCTGCTGGAACGAGCCCGTCATGTATCCGGTGAACTTCTCCTTCGACATGATGCAGGCCACGAGCGCCCTGGCCTCCTTCTGCAGCTTGCCGTCCACCGGGATGGCCCAGTTCATGACGAAGGTGAGCGCCAGGTTGCGCCCCGCGGGCCCCTTGGGCATCAACTTGATCGCCGTGTCCTTGCGCAGCGGGTGCTTCACCGAGTCCTCCTGGAAGAGGATGCTGGGCCCATTCGGTGTGAAGGCGACCTTTCCCGCCATGAAGGCCTCATTATTTCCCGAGCCCGACCAGGAGAGATAGTCGAAGGCCGAGGTCTTGTCGGTGAGATACGCCGGCGTCACGACCTTGATGGCCTGGACGGCCTTGTCCTTGGGGATGCCCACGAATTTCCCGCTCTTGTCCACCCACGCCGCGCCATAGGACCAGAGCAGGCTCATCGCCGGGTCATAGCCATCGCCGGTCCTGTTCCACGGGAAGCCCTGAGGAAAATCCTGAAGCCCCGCCTTCTTGATCTTGACCGAGATCTCGTTGATGGCATCCCAGGTATCGGGGGGCTGGGCACCGACCTTCTCAAGCAGGTCTTTGCGGTAGAACAGGATGAGCGGGATCGCGTAGTGGGGCACCGCGTAGAACTTGCCGCCGAACTTCACCGCCCCTTCCGCATTCGTCGAGAGCTCGCCCAGCTCCTTCGTCACCGTCCCGACCAGGTCCGACACGTCCGAGAGCCGCCCGAGGTTAGCCAGCCGCGCAGGGCCGACGGCGTCCAGCTCCGCCACATCGGGCAGCGTCTTGCTCTCGATGGCCGCCGTATATCTCGTCCACATGTCATCGAAGGTATAGGTCTGGATGATCACCTCGGCGCCGATCTTCTTCCCGCACTCCTGGGCAGTCGTGTCCAGGATCTTGTCGGCCGGCGGGATATACGTCTTGAGCCGCCAGAGCGTCAGCTTGACGTCGGCCGCCGAGGCCGGCTGGAGGCCTGAGATCAGGACCAAGAGCAGAGCGGACAGGAGAATACGTCGGGGCGTGTTGGGCATGGGGCTCTCCTTTGAGCTGAGGCGCTGCGCCGAGTGGAGCCCTTATAATCGGCGCGGCCGGCCTTGTCAAGAGCCCGTCTTGTCAGCCCCGAGAGCCCGCCGCATCATCGGGCGCGTTCACCAAGGAGGCTTCGATGGCGACCTCGACCGGCACGCTCGGCATGACCCGGCTTCACCCTCACTTCGGCGTCGAGATCAGCGGCGTGGATCTCCGCCAGCCCGTGGACGACGGCATCTGGGCCCATATCCGGGAGGCCTTCAACGACCATTCGCTTCTCCTCTTCCACGGCCAGCCGCTCAGCGACGACGAGCAGATGCGCTTCAGCCAGCGCTTCGGACCGCTCGAGACCACCGTGAAGACGCTCGGCAAGGAAAACCGCCCGCATCGAAACCTGGTCGAGCTGGCCAATGTCGACGAGGACGGCAAGCTCATGGACTGGTCCGACCGGCGCATGGTCTACCAGAGCGGCAACCAGATGTGGCACACCGACTCTTCCTTCAAACAGGTGCCGGCCCAGACTCTTCCCTCCTTGTCACAGCGCTTCCCCTTGTCACAGCGCTTCCCCTTGTCACAGCGCGGATAACGCCCCTCCCATTCGGGGCCGATCCTCCCAGAGCGCGTCGGAGCAGTCAAATCGGCGCCTCGACGCAGGGGGCGAGAGCTGTCAACCGGGGCGCCAGGGCAGCGGCAGGGCAGACGTCCGCGGCTGGTCGGGCCCACGGCACCGCCTAGAAGGTGACGCCGGGGAGTCCTGCTGTTCGGCTCCTGCCTCAGTCATGGACAACGGAGGCTGCGGGCCGTCTCCGTCCTCCGGTTCTGCGGCACGAGCCGGGCAGCAGGCCCTCCCTGACATGACCCGGTAACAGGTGCCGGGAGCCCGGGCGACCGCGGAGGTCTGTGCTGAGCGTCCCGGTGGACGGCGCCCGCTCGCCGCCTCGAGGCTCCGGTTTGACTTGTCAGGCGCGCTCTGACAGGATCGCCGCGATGGTAGCGGCCGTGATTCGCACAGTGGGGATGGCCCGCAAGGGCTGCGCCTCGACCGAGAACGGCCTTTCCGTCTCTACGCCCTCGATGTCCTGGAAGGGGAGGCTCCAATTCCAAAGCCGAAGATTCCCTGACACCAACCAGCATCAGAGGAGGGAGCCATGGAAGTAAGCCGAAGAGCGTTTCTCGCCGCAGGAACCACGGCCGCGGCGCTGGCGGTGGCGCCGCGCGCATTCGCGCAATGGCAGCCGAGTCAGCGCTACCCAGACCCGTCGGTCCAGATCGTCGACCAGAGCTTCGCGCGCTACCGACTCGGCCTCGCCAAGATCGAACGGCTCGCGACGGGGCTCCGCTGGTGCGAAGGACCGGTCTGGTTCGGTGACGGGCGCTATCTGCTCTGGAGCGACATCCCGAACAACCGCATCATGCGGTGGGACGAAGAGACCGGCGCGGCGAGCGTGTTCCGCAAGCCGTCGAACTTCGCCAACGGCAACACGCGTGACCGGCAGGGGCGCCTGCTCACCTGCGAGCACGGCACCCGGCGCGTGACGCGCACCGAGTACGACGGCACGATCACCGTCATCGCGGACCGCTTCGAAGGGAAGCCCCTCAACTCGCCGAACGACATCGTGTGCAAGTCCGACGGGTCCATCTGGTTCACCGACCCGCCGTTCGGCATCCTCGGCTTCTACGAAGGCTACGTCGCCAAGCCCGAGCTGCCGACCAACGTGTACCGGGTGGACGGCAAGACCGGTCAGATGACGGTGGCGACGGGTGACATCAATCGGCCGAACGGGCTGGCCTTCTCCCCCGACGAATCGAAGCTCTACATCGTCGAGGCGGGCGTCTCGCCGCGCGTCATCCAGGTGTGCGACGTGGTGGATGGCGGCACCCGGCTCAGCAACAAGCGCAAGTTCCTCGACGCCGGCCCCGGCACGCCGGACGGGTATCGCTGCGACGTGGACGGCAACCTCTGGTGCGGCTGGGGCATGGGCCAGGAAGGGCTCGATGGCGTGTCGATCTTCAACCCGGATGGCAAGCTCATCGGCCGCATCGATCTGCCCGAGCGCTGCGCAAACCTCTGCTTCGGCGGCACCCAGCGCAACCGGCTCTTTATGGCCGCGAGCACGTCCCTGTATTCGCTCTACGTGAATACCCAGGGCGCGCCGGGGGGATGAGCCGCGCGTAGGCGCGCGGGCGCCGGGGGCCCTCCCCTCAGAGGAGCAGGCGCGCCAGCTCCTCGGGCTCGCTCAGCATCGGGTAGTGCCCGGTGTCCAGCTCCGCGTAGGGGGCCTTCAGGCGCTCGGCGGTGCGGCGCTGGTGGGATTCGGGCGGGTTGCGCGCGCGCTTGCACCGGATCACCGACGCGGTCCAGGAGCGCTCCCAGAAGTCCGTCGGCTCCATGGGCGCCTCGAGGGCGGCGATGGGGTGGGGCGTGTAGCGGGCGAGCGCCCACGCGCGGGTGGCGGGCTCGAGATCGGCGAACATGCGGCCCTCGGCGTCCTGGCGCGTGGGGGCGGTGGTCAGCGCGGTGATCTCGTTGGCGGCGGGCCGGTTCACGATGTCGGCCACGCGCTCACCGGGCAGGAGCGCCAGCGCGTCCACGAAGGCGAGCCGCGCGATGCGCTCGCGGGCCAGCTCCGCCGCCTTGCAGATGACCATCCCGCCCGAGCTGGTGCCCACGAGGACGATGTCGGAGAGATCCTCGAAGTAGAGCAGCCGCTCGATCTCCCGGGCATGCGTGGTGACGGTGATGCCGGCGCGCACCCGCTCGTGCCGCTCGCCGCAGCCCTCGAGCGTGGGGGCATACACGGAATGCCCCGCCTTCTGCAGGCGCTGGGCGACCGGCTTCCAGATCCAGCCGCCCTGGTACGCCCCGTGAACCAGCACGTAGGTCGCCATCGCTCTGCTCCTGGCTGCCGCCCTCCACACACGGAGGGCGGAGGATCACTCCTCCGCCCTCGTGGGGTGGGCGACAGCGGTGAGGGGTCTACACGCGCGTGGGCACGACGTAGCCGTAGCGCGTGTTGGTGCGCTGACCGCCCATGGCGACGTACTCCGCCTTGATCGAGGCGATCTTGTCCGTGGTGATGGCGCTCTGGGCGGATTTGACGTCGACGCGATAGAGGCGCGCCGAGTTTCCGCCCAGGATGGCCGTCTTGACCAGCCCGTCGGCGGCGCCGAGGGGCGCGAACTGGTTGTTCTTCTGCATGTCGGCCGGGATCTCGAGGCGGCGGAAGGCCTCGATCTGCCACTGGGGCGAGCCGTACCACACCGAGTCGCTGCCCCAGGCCACGTGGTCGGCGCCGAGGCCGCGGACGAGGGTGCCCAAGAGGGCGGCGGCGAGTGGCGGGCTCGACACCGCGCAGGTCGCGAACGACGTGCCGATCTCCCCGTAGACGTTGTTGACGCCGAACTTTGCCGGGATCTCCGCCAGATCGGTGACCCAGTCGAGCCGGCCCGACTTCCGGAACTCCGCGAGCATGGCATCCGGAGGCTCCAGGAACATCCGGAGCGCGGAATGATAGATGACGAAGTTCATCTGCGGCCAGTCCTTCGCCGCCTTCCCCACGTCCCACACAGTGTTGTACTGCCACGCCTGGGCCCAGGACTTCTGGTAGTCCGCCGGCAGTAGTCCCTTGTGGATGCAGATGGTGGTGATGCCCGACTTGACCGCCTTCTCGTAGAACGGGTACATGAGCTTCTCGTCGTCGAGTCGCCAGAACGAGCCGAGCTTGGACGGTGAGAGCGGATCGCCGACGGTGTAACCCTTCCAGCTGTCGGGCCGGACCTGGGCGATGCACCGATCCACCTCGGCCATCCAGGGGCCCTTGTTGGGGGTGATCACCGCGTGACCGAGCAGCCGCCGCGAGCCGGAGATGCGGTTGATGGCGGTGCGCGCGGCGGCGATCTGGTCGTTGGTGAGGAGATCCCAAGTGGGATCGTCGAAGGGCGCGCCCGAG contains these protein-coding regions:
- a CDS encoding TauD/TfdA family dioxygenase, with the translated sequence MATSTGTLGMTRLHPHFGVEISGVDLRQPVDDGIWAHIREAFNDHSLLLFHGQPLSDDEQMRFSQRFGPLETTVKTLGKENRPHRNLVELANVDEDGKLMDWSDRRMVYQSGNQMWHTDSSFKQVPAQTLPSLSQRFPLSQRFPLSQRG
- a CDS encoding alpha/beta hydrolase, coding for MATYVLVHGAYQGGWIWKPVAQRLQKAGHSVYAPTLEGCGERHERVRAGITVTTHAREIERLLYFEDLSDIVLVGTSSGGMVICKAAELARERIARLAFVDALALLPGERVADIVNRPAANEITALTTAPTRQDAEGRMFADLEPATRAWALARYTPHPIAALEAPMEPTDFWERSWTASVIRCKRARNPPESHQRRTAERLKAPYAELDTGHYPMLSEPEELARLLL
- a CDS encoding SMP-30/gluconolactonase/LRE family protein, whose amino-acid sequence is MEVSRRAFLAAGTTAAALAVAPRAFAQWQPSQRYPDPSVQIVDQSFARYRLGLAKIERLATGLRWCEGPVWFGDGRYLLWSDIPNNRIMRWDEETGAASVFRKPSNFANGNTRDRQGRLLTCEHGTRRVTRTEYDGTITVIADRFEGKPLNSPNDIVCKSDGSIWFTDPPFGILGFYEGYVAKPELPTNVYRVDGKTGQMTVATGDINRPNGLAFSPDESKLYIVEAGVSPRVIQVCDVVDGGTRLSNKRKFLDAGPGTPDGYRCDVDGNLWCGWGMGQEGLDGVSIFNPDGKLIGRIDLPERCANLCFGGTQRNRLFMAASTSLYSLYVNTQGAPGG
- a CDS encoding extracellular solute-binding protein, giving the protein MPNTPRRILLSALLLVLISGLQPASAADVKLTLWRLKTYIPPADKILDTTAQECGKKIGAEVIIQTYTFDDMWTRYTAAIESKTLPDVAELDAVGPARLANLGRLSDVSDLVGTVTKELGELSTNAEGAVKFGGKFYAVPHYAIPLILFYRKDLLEKVGAQPPDTWDAINEISVKIKKAGLQDFPQGFPWNRTGDGYDPAMSLLWSYGAAWVDKSGKFVGIPKDKAVQAIKVVTPAYLTDKTSAFDYLSWSGSGNNEAFMAGKVAFTPNGPSILFQEDSVKHPLRKDTAIKLMPKGPAGRNLALTFVMNWAIPVDGKLQKEARALVACIMSKEKFTGYMTGSFQQAVPLFKSLINHDYWNTPDGKVIVETVKLGRPVGWPGPTTPAAAEVVSSNVLTDMMTRVIVDKVAPEKAVEEADKRIKEIYDRLPPK
- a CDS encoding amidohydrolase family protein, yielding MPHFLSHEELQRTAPAETAAFASPVPTQIVSNGEFNPLPQTREQARVEARIKDLAERLAPSHGMSRRGFLASTAGMAAAFLAMNEVFGPLFDVSRAEAQTPGVADQRAGALAGQFIFDDQVHFVRDDFNQTGLLDLAKYARQNWNPALVGENQLARFKFENFVKEIYVDSDTKVALLSGAPFDDPTWDLLTNDQIAAARTAINRISGSRRLLGHAVITPNKGPWMAEVDRCIAQVRPDSWKGYTVGDPLSPSKLGSFWRLDDEKLMYPFYEKAVKSGITTICIHKGLLPADYQKSWAQAWQYNTVWDVGKAAKDWPQMNFVIYHSALRMFLEPPDAMLAEFRKSGRLDWVTDLAEIPAKFGVNNVYGEIGTSFATCAVSSPPLAAALLGTLVRGLGADHVAWGSDSVWYGSPQWQIEAFRRLEIPADMQKNNQFAPLGAADGLVKTAILGGNSARLYRVDVKSAQSAITTDKIASIKAEYVAMGGQRTNTRYGYVVPTRV
- a CDS encoding sugar ABC transporter permease, with the translated sequence MLAQPAATVSRAAGPKWFRMNRVQERLLGYALIVPIALLIVGLIAYPFINAIWLSFTEKMVGYPAHFVGLKNYVTLFDSPRFRIVAWNSVVYTVGSITTKLVIGMVMAVALQKAVRGNQLLRGFLLLPWVIPTVVIALTWRWLLDLYRGLVNVGLHDLGFIGGGIHWLGNPNLAMLSVIMANVWRGFPFFGVSFLAAMQTVPQDLYDAAAVDGASAWQQFWRVSLPSIKGVVAIVTLLSTIWTLNDFNIVYIMTRGGPGAATHIFATYSYELGIQSQRWGMAMAASMYSLPAIALLIVFVVRYLHREEPAS